The nucleotide sequence AACAGACCCCACTAAAGTTGAAGCCTTAATGAAATCCATTCGAGAGATTGGCTTACAGGAACCGATTGAGGTTTTAGAAGTGGACGGGGACTATTATGGCTTTTCAGGATGTCATCGCTATGAAGCTTGTACAAAATTAGGGTTAGAAACCATTCGCTGTCATGTCCGAAAAGCACCGCGTTCTGTCCTGCAAAAGCATCTAGCTTGAGATAGATTTAGAAGGGTTTGAAATTCGATACACTGTGATCAATCTCTTCTATATTTGTAAAGTTTTGATTCATTCTATAAAACTGATCAAGGAGTATTTTCAATCATGGTAGCAACTCACTCAAAACAACGTCTTTATCCGACTCGAATTGATTTACCCGAAACAACCCGCGCCGGAGTGATTGAGATTCTAAACCACAGTTTGGCGACAACATTAGATTTAAAAACCCAAGTCAAACAAGCCCATTGGAATGTTAAAGGGATTAATTTTTATCAGTTGCATGAATTGTTTGATGAAATGGCTACAGAATTAGAAGAATATATTGATCTGATTGCCGAACGAGCAACTGTGTTAGGTGGGACAGCAATGGGAACGGCTCGGATGGCAATTGCAGATACCATTATCCCAGAATTCCCCCTGGATTTGGCTAATGATAAAGATTATGTGGTGGCTTTAGCCGATCGCTATGCTCCGTATGCGAAAATGGTTCGAGAAGCCATTGATCAAACAGGTGCATTAGGCGATGCGGATACAGCAGATTTGTACACTGAAATTTCCCGCGCCATTGATAAGCGGTTGTGGTTCTTAGAAGCTCATTTGCAAGGCAGCTAAAGGGCCATCAATGGCAGTGTAACTCGTGAACTAAAAATCAAAATGAGTGAATCTGCGTTACCGGACTATAACCCCCAGTTACAGGAACTCATGCAACGGGCGGGGATTTCTAGCCTGGAAGAATTAAGCCAAATTGCTGGGGTTTCCCCGTTGCAGATTATTCGACTGCGGCGGGGACTAGCGCTACAAACCCCGGTTAGTATTTTGTTGAAAATTAGTCAGGGTTTAAAGATTTCTCTGAGCGAATTATTAGCTGTATTTGCTCCAGGTTCTGTCCCTTCTGAAACTCCAATTCAAGGAGATTTAGAATCAGAATATCAACGCTTACAAACACAGATGAAACAGCAACGTTCTGCATTGTTAGAAGAATGGAAACGGGAAAGTCTGCACGTTTTGGAGTCGTGGTTATTGCAATGGCCAACGGTGGTGTATCGAGTTCAAGAAAACCCCCAACTTCCGGCGGTAAAATTATTACCTTTTGTGCGTCCAGTAGAACAGCTTATGAGACAATGGGGAGTAGACGCGATCGCACCTGTCGGCACACAAGTTCCCTATGATCCGCATCTACATCAACTCCTGGAGGGAACGGCTCAACCCGGAGAGCAAGTGATTGTGCGATATACGGGATATCGAGAAGGGAATAAACTCCTTTATCGGGCTAAAGTCAGTCCGGTGAAAGGTTGATTAACTTTACGGTTGCGGGATCATCAATGCAGCCCGGAAACAGACAGGGTACTGATTAAATTTCCTGTTCCCCAGGTTAACTGGATGTATTTGGCTATGAGTCCATCTCAAAGCTATACTAACTGAGTCGGGCGAGTCTTATGGAGGGTTTCATCCCTAAAACACTATGAGTTCTGATGTTAAAATTCTTAAACCTCACGGGATTTTAGATGGTACTAAAGCTAGTCCATTTCGTCAAGATATTGCTGCTTTAGTTGAGAAGGGAGCCAAAATAATATTAATTGACTTCCAAGATGTCACATTTATGGATAGTTCGGGTTTGGGTGCATTAGTCTTAGCTCTGAAAACGGTTAGAGTGGCTGGGAGTAAATTATTTGTTTGTTCTATCAATGAACAAATTAGGATTTTATTTGAACTCACCAGTATGGATCGGGTATTTGAGATTTTTGAAAACGAAGATAAATTTTTGGAATCTTTGAAAAGCTAATCTTTGGTGATTCAGGAGCTAAGATAGGGTGAAAACGGGGAATTTAATCTGGATTTCAACAGATTTGTGTTTCCCCATTTCACCCGATTAAGTAAAAGTAACTTTTAGCAAAGAAAAATCATCATCAAAGGGGTTATTTGCATTAATTTTTTTAACGGTATTTAAAACTTCTTCTAAAGTATCTGTTTGTAAATCATTGTATTCTACTAAAATTGAAATTAGCCCTTCTAAGCCTAACATTGTATTATCAGGTTGATTGATTTCATAAACTCCATCACTGAAAATATAAAGATTACTAAATTCTTCTATCTTGTGGGTTGCATCCATATATTCTGCTTCTAAAAACATTCCGACAGGCATTCCTCGTGTTTTTAAGCGTTCAATTTTAATATCTTTTTTATTTTTCCCTGTTAATAAAATAGCAGGAGGATGACCCGCACTAGAATATAATAATTGTCGAGTTGAAAGCTCATAAACCCCATACCAAATTGTAAAATATTTATCATTTTGATAGGTCATCTGAAAGGTGGTATTTAAGGCTTTTAAAACGTTACTGGGTTGATAATAATCAATATTAGGAATAGCCCTAGAACGCAGTAAATTAAGAACAGAAACGGAGGGAAGAGCTGCTCTTAAGCCATGTCCTGATGTATCTAATAAATAAATCGATAAATGATCAGAATCTAACCAATAATAGTCAAAAGAATCGCCACCTAATTGACGAGAGGGAATAAATTTAGTATCAATTTTTACAGGTTCAGTTAAAGGTTCAGGAAGGAGCGATCGCACATATTCTGCGGCTTCTGCTAATTCAGCTTCAATGCGTTGTTTTTGGGTTTGTAAATCTTGGCTGAGTTGATGTAATCTTAATCCTGCCCGAACTCTAGCATAGAGTTCATTCATTTCAATGGGTTTAGAAATAAAATCATCGGCTCCTGCATCTAAGCCCGTGACTCGATCTGAAACTGAACCGAGGGACGTTAATAAGAAAAATTGTGTTGTTGATAACTCTGAAGTCGCTTTAACTTGACGACAGACCTCAATCCCCGTTAACTTGGGCATAATCCAATCACAAATAATCAGTGCTGGACGTAGCTGTTTAGCCTGTTCTATGCCTTCTTCACCATTATTTGCCACACTAACATCATAACCCTGTTTTTTCAGCGTTCTTTTGAGAAGTTCTAAAATGGCAACATCATCATCGATAACCAGAATTTTAAACATGAGCGTTGAGGTACGTTGGTACACCAGATGAGGGTAATCAAGGCCAAGTTAAGACTTTGCTGTCTTTGAGTATAGTCTAATTAGAGGATTGCCTGAACTTGAAATTGACGGACTTCAAGGTTTTGTTCAGTTAATATTTAAGATTCATAAAGTTCATCCCATAAAAGTTACAATTAATTCCTTTTCATGTTAAAGCAGTAATTTTATGTCATATTAGCGCTGATCTACGCGCTTTCAGCCTCATTTCAAAGGAGTGTGTTTTCACTCCTTGAGGGGTTGATTTTTCTGAAACTTCACAAGTTGTGTTATCCCATCTCTAATATTTTACTTGATCTAGCACAATCACGGTTCAGGAAGACTAGAAAACCACTCAAAAATGCAGTAAACTATTAGAGGACGCCAAAGGCAATAACTTATTCAAGGGGGGTAAAACGCTGTGACGAACAAGCGACCTCAGAGGTTAAATAAGCCTCCCTCCTATCCTAACTTTTGTTGTATCATGATGAAGTCAGCCAACTTGTCAAGATTCTAAATCCCTAATGCTGTTCAGGATTTAGGAAATCAGTCAAACTTAATTGTGATTGAATAAGAGGATTCAAAACCATTGTCACTTCCCCAAACGACTCAACTTCAAGTTCCGTCTAGTTTAGTGTTCCTAGCTAAAGTCTTGTCATGGTTTGAGCAACTGTATCAGTCCTTTATTCCTCAATCTGTTTGGATACGCTGTCAGTTAGCTTTAGCAGAGGGATTTACTAATGCAGTTCGTCATGCTCATAAAGGACGTTCTGAGGATCTATATATTGATTTAGAAGTGACTGTTTTAGAGCAACAAATTGAAATTCGGATTTGGGATTTTGGCGAACCTTTTGATTTACTTAATAAAATCAAACGCATTCTCAAGGAGATGAATGATCCCTCAAGGAATACGGAGATAAAGGGAGGGGGAAGAGGTTTGAAATTAATGTACGATATTGCCGATTATTTAAGTTATGAACAGGGTGAAGATGGACGGAACTGTTTATTAATTATTAAGAATTTTTAAGCTAGAGACTTGATTGAAAATAATCGAATTAGTCAAAATCAACTTTCCTATTAGTGGGAGGGGAACGAGTTGCTCAGGGTTTAAAACCGCTATTAGAAAAAGCAAAAAAACCGGAATTATTAAAAAGTTAGGAGACAGGAGACAGGAGACTAAATCAACTGCTCACTGTTTCCCATTGTTTAAACCATTGCAGGTTCAGGTTTTAATAAACCATTAAGAATTTGTGCGGGGGGGTTTTCATGGGGCCATGCAAAGGCATGACGAAAGGCGGCTTGTTGACAGGCTTGTAATTCTTCAAACCCTAGAATATCAAGGGTTAATAAATTCTCGTATTCAAAGGGTAAACGCACGTTATGTAAGCCGGCGTTATCGGTACAAATAGCAATATCAACTCCGGCATCAAAACAGCGTTCAAAGACAATTTTTAATTGCTGAATATCCTTGAGAGTACCCGTTTTAATATAGGTCGTGGGACAAACTTCTAAACACTGGTTTCGTTGAGCTAATTCCGGTAACAATTCAGGATGTAATAACGGAATTTGAATGCCGTGACCAATTCGCATTAAATAGGGTAACAATTCGGGATAACAACCATCTGGGGTTTCATATAAATGTTCGGTGGTTTTTAATCCCAAGGATAAGGCATATTGGTACAAGTCAATAAACTCATTCAACCGTTCAGCATAATGATTATCGCCTCCAGCAATATCGATTGCACAAACATATTGAGGCATTTGTGCTGCTAAATCAATAATCGCCCGATTAACTTCAACAGGAAGCCGCGAGTGCATACATAAAATTTGGCTGGTAATAATGGGAGTATCACTACTTTGACTGGCTTTTCCTACCACTTCTACAATTTCAGCCATACAATCAATTCGTTGGGACTGGCTGAGATGTTCCGGTGTTCGTAAATAAGGGGTATAGCGTAATTCTAAATACGCCAAATTTTCAAAAGTATAAGCACCCCGCATCAACCGATAAATAAAATAAGGCAAGGTTTCAACGGTCTGCACACTTTCAACCATTGTATGCAGTTCTAAATATTCATCTAAGGTATTGCGAGGTTTGGTATAAAAATCCTCAAACCGCTCATATTCGACAAACCCTTGGGTTAACTGAGGGTTATGACGTTCAAAATACCGCCACAGAATACGCGGTACAACAGAACCCCCTAAATGGCGATGTAACTCAGCGTGTAACGGCATAGTAACTCTTAAATAAAGGTTAAAACAATCACTATCACTGATCCGTTTCAAGGTTTATTGACTCACTTGATAAACTGATCCTGATATTAACCATTAACGATAGCACAACCCTCAAAAAACATGGGGTTAAAACCTGCGTTTCTATGAAGATTCTTATTTTAGAGTTTTAAGCTAAAAAATAATTTTTTTGCTATAATAGAGTTTTGGATAAAAATTGAAGATAGACTTGATTTTCGTTACTTCTTTTAATCTGTTTTTGCTGAGAAACTGAAATCTGGGGGTTGTCGCGATCGCAAATAGAGATAAGCTGTCACGCAGTTAATTTTATTGCCCAAAAGCCTTGCTGTAAGGAGTCTAGGCTACAAAATATCAAATTTAGATGCGTAGCAGCTTAACTCAACGTAACGTCTCTATTCTAGGGCGGTCAGTGAAGGCATTAGGATCAAGGGTGACAAAACCGTTAACAAAACTTAATTTGACAGAGTTCCCTTAATAACAGATAATTAAGATTTGTGTAAACTGTCGGAGTGAAAACTCTCTTGGCTAACGTAGTTGTTATCGGTGCCCAGTGGGGCGATGAAGGAAAAGGCAAAATCACCGATCTGCTGAGTGGTTCAGCCGATGTGGTCGTCCGCTACCAAGGTGGCGTTAATGCAGGTCATACAGTTGTAGTTGACAATCAAACCTTTAAACTGCACCTGATTCCTTCAGGCATTTTATATCCCGATACCGAGTGCATTATCGGTTCAGGAACCGTAATTGATCCCAAAATTTTAATCGAAGAACTGGATCAACTCGAATCCCTGAAGATTTCCACCCAAAACTTAATGATTTCCCAGACGGCTCATGTAACGATGCCTTACCATCGCCTCTTGGATCAAGCATCGGAAGAACAACGGGGAGATCAAAAGATTGGGACAACGAAACGGGGAATTGGCCCGACTTACGCCGATAAGTCTGAACGCACGGGAATTCGCATCATTGATTTGATGGAAACCGAGACTTTACCCGATCAGTTGCGCTGGACGATTAACAATAAAAACGTTATCCTCGAAAAGCTTTATAATCATCCTCCTCTCGACCCGGAAGCGGTGATTAAGGAATATTTGGAATATGCAGAACGGTTGCGTCCCCATGTGGTTGATGCTTCACTGAAAATCGACGCAGCAGTACAAGCTCGACGGAATATTTTATTTGAAGGGGCACAAGGAACCCTATTAGATTTAGATCATGGCACCTATCCCTATGTGACCTCCTCTAACCCCGTTGCTGGCGGTGCTTGTGTGGGGGCTGGAGTTGGCCCGACGATGATTGACCGGGTAATTGGGGTGGCGAAAGCTTATACAACCCGTGTGGGTGAAGGGCCATTCCCGACGGAAATGGTGGATGGGATTGGCCAAGTCTTGTGCGATCGCGGGGCTGAATTTGGAACGACAACGGGACGTCAACGGCGTTGCGGTTGGTTTGATGCGGTGATTGGTCGTTATGCTGTTAGAATTAACGGTTTAGATTGTTTAGCGATTACCAAATTAGATGTTTTAGATGGTTTAGAGGAAATTAAAGTTTGCGTTGCATATTCTATTGATGGGGAACAGTGCGAACATTTCCCCAGTAGTGCGCGAACCTTTGCTCGGTGTCAACCGATTTATGAAACGGTTCCGGGTTGGAAAGAATCAACGGCTGATTGTCGCAAGTTAGAAGATTTACCCAAAGAAGCTTTAAGCTATTTGAAATTTTTAGCGGAATTAATGAAAGTTCCGATCGCTATTGTTTCGTTAGGCGCGAGTCGAGATCAAACGATTATTGTTGAAGATCCGATTCACGGGCCAAAACGAGCGTTATTAGATGCAGACGGACAACCTGTAACCGTTGGCGGTTAGAAGTGTTGTATCTTGTGTTTTCGTTGCAATATTTTTTCCCTTTAAAACGTAGCTTGGGATACCAACCCATGCTACGTTAAATATTTTAGTAAATCTGGTGGAGATGGCGTTTATATCCTAAAAGGTTGTCAACGAAGAAACTCCACTCTTAAGTACCTCAGAACATCAAAAATAGGAATAAAGGATTATTATGAATACCAAATCCCAAAGCAAAAGACGAGCGATTGCTGTTACTCTCAGTATGGCGGGTATGATCGTTTGGGGAAATGCTGTAGTTATTGTCCCTGTAAAGGCAGAAACCATTGATCAATTATCTAGTATTGTTGCACAGTCTCCCACTCCCGTTACCAATATAACGGAAGTTAATAATAATAAGATTATGATGGAAATTACAGAGGGAGAGTTTCGCTTTCGTGGCTATCTGAAGCGAACTTCAGGTAATACATTTGTTGGTGAAAATAAACAAGTTCGGGTGATGTATGATCGGGATACAAAGCGTGTTGTGGTTATTAATGTTGTGACTGGAACCGAATTTTACAACTATATCTTTTCTGATGTGGATGAAGGATCACTTTAGCAGCAGGTGATCTTAAAGGTTTATTCTGTCGATGTTTCAGAAGAAATATATGAATGGTTAACCAAGTCAGAATTCTCTAAAATTGGGAAGTCGGTCGAGCGCAAAATGCTGATTGATGGAGAAGTAGAAAAACTGCCTTTGGTAGAGACGCGCCATGGCGCGTCTCTACGGGAAAGATACTCGCAAAAAGTTCAAGAATTTTTTTCGAGATGCGATCACCCAAGAAAGCGATCAAGTGCTGACTCAACTGGGGGACTCTCCCTCGAAGCAAGAATATCAACAGGCGACATACCGCTTAAAAATCCTGCAAGAACTCCGCAAGTGTATTGAAAATCTGAATTATCTGTATCTGCAACGATGTTAGCTACAACGTCTTGATTTTGGTATAATCAGAGTTTGGCTAAAAAATTTTAAGTGTTTAACCCTAAGCGCAAGAAACGTCATGGAAATTACGATTGAAGGTCAAAAACGGCCAGAAGGCTCTAAACCCAATGCTTTGCGTCGTCAAGGATTAGTTCCGGCGGTGCTGTATGGTCATCAAGGAGCCGAATCTATTAACATTACCATTTCAGCGAAAGCCGCAGAAACTCTAATGAAACGGAACGTTGTGAATCATACTTTAATTCAACTGAACGTTCCTGAACTGTCTTGGAGTGGCAAAACCCTGCTGAGAGAAGTACAAAAACATCCTTGGAAAGGATTTCCCTATCACCTGAGCTTCTTCTCCGTTGCTCAACAAGATAGTTTAACGGTTTCTATTCCTCTGCATTTTGTCGGTGAAGCGGTTGGGGTGAAATTAGAAGGTGGTCTGTTAGATGTTGTCCTCTCTGAATTAGAAGTAGACTGCGAACCGGGTAGTATTCCTGATCGCATTGATGTGGATGTCACGAGTTTACATCAAGGTCAAGCACTACACATTAGAGAACTTAACTTACCTGCGGGAGTCACAGCTACAGGGGATGCAGAGCAAGTCGTTGTTAGTATTATTCATCCTGAACGGGGTGAGGAAGAAAGCAGCGTCGAAGGTTAAGAATATTGGAAGGGGAGCGGCGGGAGTTGGGGGAGTTGGGGAGAGGGAGAAATAATTGAAATCCTACATCTGAAACCTGACACCTGAACCCTTACGCTCCGCACTCCGCACTCCGCACTCCGCACTCCGCAACCTAATTAATAATGGTTGCTAATTTATCCTGTTGAGATTCGCTTAAACGGGGGCCATGAATTTGAACGATTTGAGAACCGAGATAATTTCCCCAACGGGCGGCTTGTGGGGTGGTTAAACCATTGGTGAGTCCGTATAATACCCCCCCTGCAAAAGCGTCTCCCGCCCCAACAGTATCAACAGGTTTAACCGGAAACCCTGGAACAGGAATTAAACTTTGGTTTTCAACAACTAAACAGCCTTTATTACTATTGGTAATAAAAACTAAATTAACTTTTTCTCCTAACTGACGGGCGCAAACCTCTAAATCTTCATTACCGCAGAAGTGACGTACCTCATCTGCATTGCAAAATAAAACATCACAATACTCTGCTAAAACGCTACGAAAATCATCCCCAAACCGTTCAACTAAAAACATATCGGAGAAGGTAAACGCCACTTTTACCCCCAAGCGTTTCGACTGTTCCATGGTTTCAATACTAGCTTTTCGGGGTTGGGCTGCATCCCACAAATACCCTTCAATATAACTGTATTGACACTGACTCAAATGATCAACATTGATATCCGTAACCGATAAGGTTGTAGAAACCCCCAAATTCGTACACATTGTTCGCTCTGCGTCGGGGGTTGTTAATACTAAACAGGTTCCCGTTGGCCCTTGAGTGGTGTCAGCAGGTTCAATTTCAAATTGAATTCCAGCCGCGACCATATCCTGTTGATAAAATTCGCCATTGGTATCGGCGCTGACTTTACCCGAATAAATTCCCGTCCCGCCACTTTGAGCGATCGCCATCATCGTATTAGCGGCGGAACCTCCACAACGTAATTCTAAAGGATGGCTCTCCAATTGTTGTAATAATTTCCCCTGTTTGATTGTATCCATCAGGGTCATTGATCCTCGGTTGAGGTCATGGGTTTGAATAAAATTATCCTCAACTAATGCCAAAATATCGAGGAGGGCATTTCCAACACCAAAGACATTAAAGGGTTTGGGTTCTGTCATTGACTCTTTGTATAAAACGGCTTGAACAATTCAATTGTTGATCATATCAAATCTTTTGTTACTTTTATTTTCAAGACATTGGAATTGGCTTTTTCTCAAGAGATAATAAAAATAACCCTAAACCCATGACTTCTTCTCAGCTTGATTGAATTCATTTTTATCTTTCCGGTATGGATATGACTGACTCTACACTTCCTCGATTGATTCAACAAATGTTAGAACCGGATTTTTATCCCCATCCGGTACAAGAACCCATTGAACTCTTACAAACCCATATTTCTTTTATTGTGTTAACGGGAGAGTATGTGTATAAACTTAAAAAAATAGTTGATTTTGGGTTTTTAGATTATTCAACTTTAGAGAAACGGCGCTATTTTTGTGAACAAGAATTACAAATGAATCAGCAACAAGCACCAGAATTGTATTTAGAGGTTTTACCCATTATAGAAATCGGCGATCGCTTTCAATTCGGGGATAATCAAAACCCTGCTGTTGAATATGCTTTAAAAATGCGTCAGTTTCCTGAAGAAGATTTATTTACTAATTTATTTGCAGAGGATAAATTGACAACAAAAGAGATGGAAGATTTAGGAAAAGTTGTTGCTGAATTCCATCAAAATTGTCCAGCAAATGATGAAATTCTCAAATTTGGAGAAATGGCTCAAATTCGTCATTCCATTGATGGAAATTATCAAAAAACACAAAAATATATTGGCTGTTGTCAAACCCAAGACCAATATGAACAAACAAAACAATACACAGATAGTTTTTTTGAAACCCATAAAGCAATTTTTAAAAGTCGGATTGAAAACCGATGGATTCGAGAATGTCATGGAGACTTGCATTTAAAAAATATTTGTATTTATCAGGATAAAATATTACTGTTTGATCGAATTGAATTTAATCAAGAATTTCGGTTTGTAGATGTGATCTATGATGTCGCTTTTGTGGTCATGGATTTAGAAGGACGAGGACGGGCGGATTTAGGAAACCGATTTTTAAATACTTATATTGAACAAACCGGAGACTGGGAAGGATTACAATTATTACCCTTTTATTTAACTCGTCAATCCTATGTGAGAGCCAAAGTAAATTCTTTAATTTTAGATGATCCAGCCGTTGCTGAAGAACAGAAAGAAACAGCAAAACAAGAAGCCACTCAATATTATAAATTAGCATGGCAATATACTCGACGATCTTCAGGAGGAATCGTGATGATGTCGGGGTTATCAGGGTCAGGAAAAAGCACAACCGCCCGCAAATTATCAAAACGATTAAATGCAATTCATATTCGTTCCGATGCAGTGCGAAAACATTTAGCGAATGTTCCTCTATATGAAAAAGGAGAAGAAGAAATTTATACCCCAGAAATGACCGAAAAAACCTATAAACGGCTATTAGAGTTAGGATTATTATTAGCAAAACAAGGATTTTGGGTGATTTTAGATGCCAAATATGATCAACAAGAACGACGGGGAGAAGTCATAGAAACCTGTAATACCCATCAATTACCCTTACAAATTGTTGAATGTACAGCACCGATGGATATTTTACAAGATCGTTTGCAACACCGTCAGGGAGATATTGCTGACGCAACGGTAGATTTATTAACCTCTCAACAAGCAAAAGCTCAACCCTTTACAGATTATGAAAAAAGCTATCTTACAACCATTGATACCACCCAAAATATTGATCAGCAATGGAAAAAATTATATTAAAATTTAGATCCCCCCTAACCCCCCTTAAAAAAGGGGGTAACTGGATGTACTTATCCCACAAAGACAGCCCCAGCCCCACAATTAAAATTCAAAGTCCCCCTTTTTAAGCGAGATTTAGGGGGATCTAATCTAAGGGTTAAAGCAGGAATTCCTAGTGCTGAAGTTGACACTAATATGGATAGCAAACTCTCTATAAATGATCAATATTTTATTTGCGGTATAATAATGAAATTCAGAAAAAAAATCATCTTAATCATCTATGGAATTTCCAGTTTAATTTTATCGTTAATTTTAGCGATCGCTCTTTTAATTCCGCCCACACCGTCCCAACCCATTTTAATTATACCCAATGAAATTAGAGGGGTTTGGTTAACCAATGTCAGCAGTGGAGTCTTATTTTTTCCTTGGGGAATGAATCGTGCTTTACATCAATTATCAGACCTCAAATTTAATACAATTTATCCCGTTGTTTGGAACCGAGGAGTTACATTTTATAAAAGTGCAGTCGCCAGACGAGTCATCGGTCGTTCACAAGATTCCTTATTAAATTTAACCCAATTAGGAGGAGATATTTTATCTAAAATTGTTACAGAAGGACATCGAAACGGATTAAAAGTTATTCCTTGGTTTGAATA is from Planktothrix sp. FACHB-1365 and encodes:
- a CDS encoding bifunctional aminoglycoside phosphotransferase/ATP-binding protein — protein: MTDSTLPRLIQQMLEPDFYPHPVQEPIELLQTHISFIVLTGEYVYKLKKIVDFGFLDYSTLEKRRYFCEQELQMNQQQAPELYLEVLPIIEIGDRFQFGDNQNPAVEYALKMRQFPEEDLFTNLFAEDKLTTKEMEDLGKVVAEFHQNCPANDEILKFGEMAQIRHSIDGNYQKTQKYIGCCQTQDQYEQTKQYTDSFFETHKAIFKSRIENRWIRECHGDLHLKNICIYQDKILLFDRIEFNQEFRFVDVIYDVAFVVMDLEGRGRADLGNRFLNTYIEQTGDWEGLQLLPFYLTRQSYVRAKVNSLILDDPAVAEEQKETAKQEATQYYKLAWQYTRRSSGGIVMMSGLSGSGKSTTARKLSKRLNAIHIRSDAVRKHLANVPLYEKGEEEIYTPEMTEKTYKRLLELGLLLAKQGFWVILDAKYDQQERRGEVIETCNTHQLPLQIVECTAPMDILQDRLQHRQGDIADATVDLLTSQQAKAQPFTDYEKSYLTTIDTTQNIDQQWKKLY